In Ptychodera flava strain L36383 chromosome 21, AS_Pfla_20210202, whole genome shotgun sequence, a genomic segment contains:
- the LOC139121290 gene encoding uncharacterized protein isoform X2, whose protein sequence is MSTVSLDSVQSADSSLPNGKALIIQPGVERKQSSGDSVSTLDCASETDRSPSVNMSATYSPDNNAVWEENGSRDVGELIGWGCGEFGQHGHGSGGDVSAEQGLLKIFSRTGDPLSCAKIIACGASHTVIVTYSNQIYAWGNGNSGQLGCGDRETHSDPQRVYLSEQRVKVKGVACGSRHTIVWLENGKCYSFGNNYNAQLGYDFKSKITRRTRSSHTCCVPCNIDT, encoded by the exons ATGAGTACAGTTTCTTTAGACTCAGTGCAGAGTGCTGATTCAAGCCTGCCAAATGGGAAGGCATTGATAATTCAGCCGGGGGTTGAAAGGAAACAGTCTTCAGGGGACTCAGTCTCAACACTGGACTGTGCTTCAGAGACAGACAGAAGCCCCTCCGTTAACATGTCTGCGACATACTCCCCTGATAACAATGCCGTGTGGGAGGAGAACGGAAGCCGGGATGTTGGAGAGCTGATTGGATGGGGATGTGGTGAATTTGGACAGCATGGACATGGCAGCGGTGGGGACGTCAGTGCTGAACAAGGTCTCCTCAAGATCTTCTCAAGAACGGGAGACCCCTTGAGTTGTGCAAAAATCATAGCTTGCGGAGCCAGCCACACGGTCATAGTAACAT ATAGCAATCAAATTTATGCCTGGGGAAATGGAAACAGTGGACA GCTTGGCTGCGGCGACAGAGAGACGCATTCTGACCCACAGCGAGTGTACCTCAGTGAGCAGAGAGTCAAAGTCAAGGGTGTGGCTTGTGGCAGCAGGCACACCATAGTCTGGCTGGAAAATGGCAAGTGCTACAGTTTTGGCAACAACTACAATGCACagctgggatacgatttcaagtCAAAAATTACAAGGAGAACCAG GTCAAGCCACACTTGTTGCGTACCCTGCAACATCGACACGTGA
- the LOC139121290 gene encoding uncharacterized protein isoform X1 gives MSTVSLDSVQSADSSLPNGKALIIQPGVERKQSSGDSVSTLDCASETDRSPSVNMSATYSPDNNAVWEENGSRDVGELIGWGCGEFGQHGHGSGGDVSAEQGLLKIFSRTGDPLSCAKIIACGASHTVIVTYSNQIYAWGNGNSGQLGCGDRETHSDPQRVYLSEQRVKVKGVACGSRHTIVWLENGKCYSFGNNYNAQLGYDFKSKITRRTSGIITCTLVSVCVHLSCLPGVCKKRKHSLTLCTRFCLMCCCIIGIRADFLTRSSHTCCVPCNIDT, from the exons ATGAGTACAGTTTCTTTAGACTCAGTGCAGAGTGCTGATTCAAGCCTGCCAAATGGGAAGGCATTGATAATTCAGCCGGGGGTTGAAAGGAAACAGTCTTCAGGGGACTCAGTCTCAACACTGGACTGTGCTTCAGAGACAGACAGAAGCCCCTCCGTTAACATGTCTGCGACATACTCCCCTGATAACAATGCCGTGTGGGAGGAGAACGGAAGCCGGGATGTTGGAGAGCTGATTGGATGGGGATGTGGTGAATTTGGACAGCATGGACATGGCAGCGGTGGGGACGTCAGTGCTGAACAAGGTCTCCTCAAGATCTTCTCAAGAACGGGAGACCCCTTGAGTTGTGCAAAAATCATAGCTTGCGGAGCCAGCCACACGGTCATAGTAACAT ATAGCAATCAAATTTATGCCTGGGGAAATGGAAACAGTGGACA GCTTGGCTGCGGCGACAGAGAGACGCATTCTGACCCACAGCGAGTGTACCTCAGTGAGCAGAGAGTCAAAGTCAAGGGTGTGGCTTGTGGCAGCAGGCACACCATAGTCTGGCTGGAAAATGGCAAGTGCTACAGTTTTGGCAACAACTACAATGCACagctgggatacgatttcaagtCAAAAATTACAAGGAGAACCAG CGGAATTATTACATGTACACTGGTTTCAGTGTGCGTACATCTATCATGCCTGCCTGGTGTATGTAAAAAGCGTAAACACAGTCTTACACTGTGCACAAG GTTCTGcctcatgtgttgctgcatcaTAGGGATAAGGGCAGATTTCTTGACGAG GTCAAGCCACACTTGTTGCGTACCCTGCAACATCGACACGTGA